DNA from Quercus lobata isolate SW786 chromosome 1, ValleyOak3.0 Primary Assembly, whole genome shotgun sequence:
ttttaaaaaaaaaaaaattaaattacttgGGAAAAAGAGTGAAggaaaaattatgttttatcATCCTAAACTGTATCATATTTAACACTTTGCCCTTTAAACTATCAAATCACACAATTGACCCTTCAAATCAAAAAATTTGTAACACTTGACCTATTGTTGTCTATTTTGTTGTTAAATCTAAATGAATTTAGTATTAAAAGACTAATTTAACATATCTATTATATGTTTTTGAGATAGGGGCAAATTGATATTTCAATACTTAATtctatcattctttttttttttttttgagcatatAATTCCGTTATACTTAACACCAAAACAATTGGTAAAGAACATTGGAAAAGGGTTACAATTTTGAAGGGTTAATCGTGCATTTCAATAGTTTTTAAGATAAAATGTAAAATGAGATATAATTTAGAGTtaaaaaatgtacaaatttcccaaaaaaataaagacaaaaagcttttttccttcttctaaACACACTCAAGCCCAACTACAACCTTttcaaatgtttatttttttattttttattttatatttatttatttatcatctttttcaaatgctataaacaaaaataaaaaataaaaaaatattgtggacaaaAAATCCACTGATTTACCAAAAACgaagaaaaaattatggtaGTATCAGTGTGCACGGGGGTGCACAAGATGGAAATATTATCTGAGATGGTGACAAAAATCTGGGAACTATATTTGACAGACACGTCTCTAGTTCCAtaccataaataaatagtgaaaaTCTCAAAATTCGACAACCCCAAAACCcctaaataaaacaaaaacaaatcccTAACCTCTCATATTATATAACCATATACCATCCATTCTCTCCGCACCGCCTACTCTCaaatctcattctctctctctctcttaatggCTGACACCGGAGTTGTCACCGTGTATGGCAATGGCGCTTTATACGAGACCAGCACAAAGAAATCCCCATTCTCAGTGAAGGTGGGTCTGGCCCAGATGCTCCGCGGCGGCGTCATTATGGACGTGGTGAACGCCGAGCAAGCCCGGATCGCTGAGGAGGCTGGCGCGTGCGCCGTAATGGCGCTTGAGCGCGTGCCGGCTGACATCAGAGCCCAAGGTGGTGTGGCTCGCATGAGCGACCCTCAGCTCATCAAGGAGATCAAACAAGCTGTGACTATTCCAGTCATGGCTAAAGCTCGCATCGGCCACTTTGTGGAGGCCCAAATCCTTGAAGCCATTGGAATCGACTACGTCGACGAGTCCGAGGTTCTAACCGTGGCGGACGAGGACAACCACATCAACAAGCATAACTTTCGTATCCCTTTTGTTTGTGGCTGCCGAAACCTCGGCGAAGCCTTACGTAGGATTCGCGAAGGCGCGGCGATGATTCGGACCAAAGGCGAAGCCGGAACCGGGAATATCATCGAGGCCGTGAGGCACGTGCGCTCCGTTATGGGAGATATCAGGGTGTTGAGGAACATGGATGATGATGAGGTGTtctccttctcaaaaaagatCGCTGCTCCTTATGATTTGGTGATGCAGACCAAGCAGCTCGGGAGGCTTCCGGTGGTTCATTTCGCCGCCGGTGGGGTGGCGACGCCGGCTGACGCGGCGCTCATGATGCAG
Protein-coding regions in this window:
- the LOC115989616 gene encoding probable pyridoxal 5'-phosphate synthase subunit PDX1; protein product: MADTGVVTVYGNGALYETSTKKSPFSVKVGLAQMLRGGVIMDVVNAEQARIAEEAGACAVMALERVPADIRAQGGVARMSDPQLIKEIKQAVTIPVMAKARIGHFVEAQILEAIGIDYVDESEVLTVADEDNHINKHNFRIPFVCGCRNLGEALRRIREGAAMIRTKGEAGTGNIIEAVRHVRSVMGDIRVLRNMDDDEVFSFSKKIAAPYDLVMQTKQLGRLPVVHFAAGGVATPADAALMMQLGCDGVFVGSGVFKSGDPARRARAIVQAVTHYSDPDVLADVSCGLGEAMVGINLNDDKVERYANRSE